The following are from one region of the Paramagnetospirillum magnetotacticum MS-1 genome:
- a CDS encoding sensor domain-containing diguanylate cyclase: protein MGSRETPAERRRKGPRFGANFMSVLEVSRELVCLCGEGLVIDINSAGIAMLGAENGEQVVGRAFRNLVGGDYAGVIDDLLHLKEIEDSAFPIKIVHLDGGTFEAELQIHPARELGPAYAVVTARDISRQGHLARTARHSEDRFQALVERSMHLVLLCHGGRIGYINATGVKVLGGNDPSQFVGIPVSEIFAGEYREIVASDLPALLDEGGVVPMRLARLDGSAFDAQIKATPLPSRGAAPEYMVEARDITGQIRAVAALRHMNDTLEQQVVARTHELAEERFRAVEARAFVESLLEAVPNPLWWKDIDGRYLGYNGAFRELHQISATDWVGRTTAEMVNAEFAAISAKADVKALADTGRIQFEAHLEVAPEKALDVVVNKTVWRARDKRPEGVIGVMLDITERKRMEAELRRLATTDVLTGIFNRRHFMEMARNEVDRARRHGRPMVALMLDIDHFKRINDTYGHPVGDVAIKALADVCTEIVRHEDVLGRLGGEEFAIVLTETDLDGALLVAERLRLAVAAIRIPAEQGIVAFTTSIGVAERLETDTTIDSMLSRADMALYSAKRSGRNKVAVG from the coding sequence ATGGGGTCGCGGGAAACGCCAGCCGAACGTCGGCGCAAGGGGCCGAGATTCGGCGCCAATTTCATGAGCGTGCTGGAAGTCTCGCGCGAGCTCGTCTGCCTGTGCGGTGAAGGGCTGGTCATCGACATCAACAGCGCGGGCATCGCCATGCTGGGCGCCGAGAATGGCGAACAGGTGGTTGGCCGCGCCTTTCGCAATCTGGTGGGCGGCGATTACGCCGGGGTCATCGACGACCTGCTGCACCTCAAGGAAATCGAGGATTCGGCCTTCCCCATCAAGATCGTCCATCTGGACGGCGGCACCTTCGAAGCCGAGCTTCAGATCCACCCCGCCCGCGAACTGGGTCCGGCCTATGCCGTGGTCACGGCGCGCGACATTTCCCGCCAGGGCCACCTCGCCCGCACCGCCCGCCACAGCGAGGACCGTTTCCAGGCTTTGGTCGAGCGGTCCATGCATCTGGTCCTGCTCTGCCATGGCGGACGCATCGGCTATATCAATGCCACCGGCGTAAAGGTGCTGGGCGGCAATGATCCCAGCCAGTTCGTCGGCATTCCCGTCTCCGAGATCTTCGCTGGCGAATACCGCGAGATCGTCGCCTCGGACCTGCCCGCCCTGCTGGACGAGGGCGGGGTCGTGCCCATGCGCCTCGCCCGTCTGGACGGCTCGGCCTTCGACGCCCAGATCAAGGCCACCCCATTGCCGTCGCGGGGCGCGGCGCCGGAATACATGGTTGAAGCCCGCGACATCACCGGCCAGATCCGGGCCGTGGCGGCACTGCGCCACATGAACGACACCCTGGAACAGCAGGTGGTGGCCCGCACCCACGAACTGGCCGAGGAACGTTTCCGCGCCGTCGAGGCCCGCGCCTTCGTGGAAAGCCTGCTGGAGGCCGTGCCCAACCCCCTGTGGTGGAAGGATATCGACGGCCGCTATCTCGGCTATAACGGCGCCTTTCGCGAGCTTCATCAGATCAGCGCCACCGACTGGGTGGGGCGTACCACCGCCGAAATGGTCAATGCCGAATTCGCCGCCATATCGGCCAAGGCCGATGTGAAGGCTCTGGCCGATACCGGGCGCATCCAGTTCGAGGCCCATCTGGAAGTCGCGCCGGAAAAGGCCCTGGACGTGGTGGTCAACAAGACCGTCTGGCGCGCCCGCGACAAACGGCCAGAAGGCGTGATCGGCGTCATGCTCGACATCACCGAGCGTAAGCGCATGGAGGCCGAACTGCGCCGTCTGGCCACCACCGACGTGCTGACCGGCATCTTCAACCGCCGCCATTTCATGGAAATGGCACGCAACGAAGTGGACCGGGCGCGCCGCCATGGCCGGCCCATGGTGGCGCTGATGCTCGATATCGACCATTTCAAGCGCATCAACGACACTTACGGCCATCCGGTGGGAGATGTGGCCATCAAGGCCCTGGCCGATGTCTGCACCGAAATCGTCCGTCACGAGGATGTGCTGGGCCGCTTAGGTGGCGAGGAATTCGCCATCGTCCTGACCGAGACCGATCTGGACGGCGCCCTTTTGGTCGCCGAGCGTCTGCGTCTGGCGGTGGCCGCCATCCGCATTCCGGCCGAACAGGGAATCGTCGCCTTCACCACCAGTATCGGCGTCGCCGAACGCCTGGAGACCGACACCACCATCGATTCCATGCTGTCGCGGGCCGATATGGCGCTTTATTCCGCCAAGCGGTCGGGCCGCAACAAGGTCGCGGTGGGCTGA
- the pgi gene encoding glucose-6-phosphate isomerase, giving the protein MVHPVGLPAWKDLAALAATTGQKPMRDMFAADPGRFGRFSARLGDLLLDYSKNRIDAEVMAALIRLARQAGLAEARDAMFGGETFNITERRAVLHTALRNRSERPVMVDGQDVMPEIRAVLARMKTFAEQVRSGEWKGATGRAIQSVVNIGIGGSDLGPVMVTEALKPYQRDDLAVRFISNVDGSHAAEVLKLCDPETTLFIVASKTFTTQETIANAKTCRAWTVDKLGEAAIPNHFVALSTNARAVADFGIDTANMFEFWDWVGGRYSLWSAIGLSIAVAVGFGRFEELLAGGHAMDEHFRESPLEANLPVILALIGIWNANFLGADAYAVLPYDQYLHRLPAYLQQLDMESNGKGTARDGAMVGWGTGPMVFGEPGTNGQHAFYQLIHQGTRLIPCDFLAAAQTHNPLGEHHLMLLSNVFAQAEALMRGKTEAEARAELEKAGMSTAEIAFQLPHRVFPGNRPSNTLLYPRLDPFMLGQLIALYEHKVFVQGVIWDVNSFDQWGVELGKVLAKAILPELSSSAPVTNHDSSTTGLIEAVRALRR; this is encoded by the coding sequence ATGGTGCATCCGGTTGGGCTTCCCGCCTGGAAGGATTTGGCAGCGCTGGCCGCCACCACCGGGCAAAAGCCCATGCGCGATATGTTCGCCGCCGATCCCGGCCGTTTCGGCCGCTTCTCGGCCCGTCTGGGCGATCTCTTGCTGGACTACTCCAAGAACCGCATCGACGCCGAGGTGATGGCCGCCCTGATCCGCCTCGCCCGACAGGCTGGTCTGGCGGAGGCCCGCGACGCCATGTTCGGCGGCGAGACATTCAATATCACCGAGCGCCGCGCCGTGCTGCACACCGCGCTGAGAAACCGTTCCGAGCGGCCGGTGATGGTGGACGGCCAGGACGTGATGCCCGAGATCCGTGCCGTGTTGGCCCGCATGAAGACATTCGCCGAGCAGGTGCGCTCTGGGGAATGGAAGGGCGCCACCGGGCGGGCCATCCAAAGCGTGGTCAATATCGGCATCGGCGGCTCGGATCTGGGACCGGTCATGGTCACCGAGGCCTTGAAGCCCTATCAGCGGGACGACCTTGCCGTCCGCTTCATCTCCAATGTGGACGGCAGCCACGCCGCCGAGGTGCTGAAGCTCTGCGATCCCGAGACCACCTTGTTCATCGTGGCGTCCAAGACCTTCACCACCCAGGAAACCATCGCCAATGCCAAGACTTGCCGGGCTTGGACGGTTGACAAACTGGGCGAGGCCGCCATTCCCAACCACTTCGTGGCCCTGTCCACCAATGCCCGTGCGGTGGCCGATTTCGGCATCGACACCGCCAATATGTTCGAGTTCTGGGATTGGGTGGGGGGGCGCTATTCCCTGTGGTCGGCCATCGGCCTGTCCATCGCCGTGGCGGTGGGTTTCGGGCGGTTCGAAGAGCTCTTGGCTGGCGGGCACGCCATGGACGAGCACTTCCGCGAGAGCCCGCTGGAAGCCAATCTGCCGGTGATCCTGGCCCTGATCGGTATCTGGAACGCCAACTTCCTGGGCGCCGATGCCTATGCGGTGCTGCCCTACGACCAGTATCTGCACCGCCTGCCCGCCTATCTCCAGCAGTTGGACATGGAAAGCAACGGCAAGGGAACCGCCAGGGATGGCGCCATGGTCGGCTGGGGCACCGGCCCCATGGTCTTCGGCGAGCCCGGCACCAACGGCCAACACGCCTTCTACCAGTTGATCCACCAGGGAACCCGCCTGATTCCCTGCGACTTCCTGGCTGCCGCCCAGACCCACAACCCCTTGGGCGAGCACCACCTGATGCTGCTGTCCAACGTCTTTGCCCAGGCCGAGGCCCTGATGAGGGGCAAGACCGAGGCCGAGGCCCGCGCCGAGCTGGAAAAGGCGGGGATGAGCACGGCCGAGATCGCGTTCCAGCTACCCCACCGGGTGTTCCCCGGCAACCGCCCCAGCAATACCCTGCTTTACCCCCGCCTCGACCCCTTCATGCTGGGCCAGTTGATCGCGCTCTACGAACACAAGGTCTTCGTCCAGGGCGTGATCTGGGACGTCAACAGCTTCGACCAATGGGGCGTCGAACTTGGCAAGGTGCTGGCCAAGGCCATCTTGCCGGAATTGTCGTCGTCCGCGCCCGTCACCAATCATGATTCCTCCACCACCGGGCTGATCGAGGCGGTGCGGGCGCTGCGCCGGTAA
- a CDS encoding 4Fe-4S binding protein: protein MTAMLLRFHPLASAGHWLARHSRPIQAAQWLMVVIYLFLVTAPAFLPVPDDSKHIWDDLVLFAQFAFWGVWWPFVMVSMVVMGRAWCGLFCPEGTMTEWVSRHGLGRAIPAWLRWKGWPFVAFVCTTIYGQMITVYEYPKAALLILGASTVMALGIGLVYGRGKRVWCRYLCPASGVFSLLSRLAPVHFRVDAETWKTAPRAHAVNCATLVDVRAMTGGGSCHMCGRCSGHRGAVELAPRLPGAEIAALPAREVSPWDIVLLLFGVMGVASGAFQWSASPVFIALKQGLAAMLVEAGITFPMTETLPWWLLTNSDETGEVFTLLDGFCILAYMGGASLLFGGIGLAGLAAAARLLGQPRLLWRLGYGLVPAGAVGLIIGLSAMTLTQLTAEGVFLAWVPDARAGLLILGLVWSAVLMWRSLPGAVLARRLGAWLLGLAGAFAQIGMWGVFFFIW, encoded by the coding sequence ATGACCGCCATGCTTTTGCGCTTTCATCCGCTCGCCTCCGCCGGTCACTGGCTGGCGCGCCATTCCCGGCCGATCCAGGCGGCACAGTGGCTGATGGTGGTCATCTATCTTTTCCTGGTCACCGCCCCGGCCTTTCTGCCGGTCCCCGATGATTCCAAACATATCTGGGACGATCTGGTGCTGTTTGCCCAATTCGCTTTCTGGGGGGTGTGGTGGCCCTTCGTCATGGTCAGCATGGTGGTAATGGGCCGGGCCTGGTGCGGGCTGTTCTGTCCCGAAGGCACCATGACCGAATGGGTCAGCCGCCACGGCCTGGGCCGCGCCATTCCCGCCTGGCTGCGCTGGAAGGGCTGGCCCTTCGTGGCCTTCGTCTGCACCACAATCTACGGCCAGATGATCACCGTCTATGAATACCCCAAGGCGGCCTTGCTGATCCTTGGCGCCTCCACCGTGATGGCGCTGGGCATCGGTTTGGTCTATGGCCGGGGCAAGCGGGTGTGGTGCCGCTATCTCTGCCCGGCCAGCGGCGTATTCTCGCTGCTGTCGCGTCTGGCGCCCGTCCATTTCCGGGTCGATGCCGAGACCTGGAAGACGGCGCCGCGCGCCCATGCGGTCAACTGCGCCACCTTGGTGGATGTGCGCGCCATGACCGGCGGCGGCTCGTGCCATATGTGCGGCCGCTGTTCCGGCCACCGAGGCGCGGTGGAGCTGGCGCCGCGCCTGCCCGGCGCCGAGATCGCCGCCCTGCCCGCCCGCGAAGTCTCGCCCTGGGACATCGTCTTGCTGCTGTTCGGGGTGATGGGGGTGGCCAGCGGAGCCTTCCAGTGGTCGGCCTCGCCGGTGTTCATCGCGCTCAAGCAGGGGCTGGCGGCCATGCTGGTGGAGGCTGGCATCACCTTTCCCATGACCGAGACCCTGCCCTGGTGGCTGCTGACCAATTCCGACGAGACCGGCGAAGTGTTCACCTTGCTCGATGGCTTTTGCATCCTGGCCTATATGGGCGGCGCGTCGCTGCTGTTCGGTGGAATCGGGCTGGCCGGACTGGCCGCCGCCGCACGTCTCCTGGGCCAGCCCCGCCTGTTGTGGCGGCTGGGCTATGGGCTGGTGCCCGCCGGGGCGGTGGGGCTGATCATCGGCCTGTCGGCCATGACGCTGACCCAACTCACCGCCGAGGGCGTGTTTCTGGCCTGGGTTCCCGACGCCCGCGCCGGGCTGCTGATCCTGGGCCTGGTCTGGAGCGCGGTGCTGATGTGGCGCTCGCTGCCTGGTGCCGTCCTGGCCCGCCGCCTGGGGGCCTGGCTTCTGGGGCTGGCTGGCGCTTTCGCCCAGATCGGCATGTGGGGGGTGTTCTTCTTCATCTGGTAG
- a CDS encoding carbohydrate porin — translation MRARSVISVAAIGLLAASPVLAAAPKEPGTAELLAEIRRLASRVEELERAKTAQAPIEQRIEKLENHNAAMEKAMDQDTISETEPQIAARLKAAENDILSYKKGSKTIDVLGGIKVGAGMTVVGQNLIGQSQEKDGQLNWRGDVTLTIPAGTVGDNRGTIFTHLRMGQGRGLSNVSNSLASVNGTAFQRSGADNTDAAIGLVEAWYQLDVPFGGDMKTAKHHMEITAGKMDPFGFFDKNAVANDETIYFMNSTLVHNALLDAGGDVGVDPFGFSPGLRLAYVSDADKWKVQAAVFETGTGASFQGSNEFPFRIVQAETTERFFDGLEGTYRVYGWTNDRATDFDNKRGRHAGVGLSLDQKVDDYVTLFGRYGYQLKGKTRFDQSVSAGGEVNGSYWGRGADGLGLGLVANHVSKTYRDKSARLDNDNDGTPDLGYKATAFEQSAELYYRYRVMPRFDLTPDFQLIRHPGGNPSGEVAYALGLRGQLTY, via the coding sequence ATGCGCGCCCGTTCCGTGATCTCGGTGGCGGCCATCGGCTTGCTGGCCGCCAGCCCCGTCCTCGCCGCCGCCCCCAAGGAGCCCGGCACCGCCGAACTTCTCGCCGAGATCCGCCGCCTGGCCAGCCGGGTGGAAGAGCTCGAGCGCGCCAAGACGGCCCAGGCCCCCATCGAGCAGCGCATCGAGAAGCTGGAAAACCATAACGCCGCCATGGAAAAGGCCATGGACCAGGACACGATCAGCGAGACCGAGCCTCAGATCGCCGCCCGCCTGAAGGCGGCCGAGAACGATATCTTGTCCTACAAGAAGGGCTCCAAGACCATCGACGTGCTGGGCGGTATCAAGGTGGGCGCGGGCATGACCGTGGTCGGCCAGAACCTGATCGGCCAGTCGCAGGAAAAGGACGGCCAGCTCAACTGGCGCGGCGACGTCACCCTGACCATCCCCGCGGGCACCGTCGGCGACAACCGGGGCACCATCTTCACCCATCTGCGCATGGGCCAGGGCCGGGGCTTAAGCAATGTCAGCAACTCCTTGGCCTCGGTCAACGGGACGGCCTTCCAGCGTTCCGGCGCCGACAATACCGACGCCGCCATCGGTCTGGTGGAAGCCTGGTACCAGTTGGACGTGCCGTTCGGCGGCGACATGAAGACGGCCAAGCATCACATGGAGATCACCGCGGGCAAGATGGATCCCTTCGGCTTCTTCGACAAGAACGCCGTGGCCAATGACGAGACCATCTATTTCATGAACTCCACCCTGGTCCATAACGCGCTGCTGGACGCGGGCGGTGATGTGGGAGTCGACCCCTTCGGCTTCTCGCCCGGTTTGCGTCTTGCCTATGTCAGCGATGCCGACAAGTGGAAGGTGCAGGCCGCCGTCTTCGAAACCGGTACCGGGGCGTCGTTTCAGGGTTCCAACGAATTCCCCTTCCGCATCGTTCAGGCCGAGACCACCGAACGCTTCTTCGACGGACTGGAAGGCACGTACCGCGTCTATGGCTGGACCAACGACCGGGCGACGGACTTCGACAACAAGCGGGGCAGACATGCCGGTGTCGGACTGTCCCTGGACCAGAAGGTGGATGATTACGTCACCCTGTTCGGCCGCTACGGCTATCAGTTGAAGGGCAAGACCCGCTTTGACCAGAGTGTCAGCGCGGGCGGCGAGGTCAACGGCTCGTACTGGGGACGTGGGGCCGACGGACTGGGTCTCGGTCTGGTGGCCAACCATGTGTCCAAGACGTACCGCGACAAATCGGCGAGACTCGACAACGACAATGACGGCACCCCCGACCTGGGCTACAAGGCGACCGCCTTCGAGCAAAGTGCCGAGCTATACTACCGCTATCGCGTCATGCCCCGCTTCGACCTCACACCCGATTTCCAACTTATCCGCCATCCCGGTGGAAATCCGTCGGGCGAGGTGGCCTATGCCTTGGGGCTGAGGGGGCAATTGACATATTGA
- a CDS encoding iron transporter → MINRQTLLPTLGLLAGFSAACGPALAVEYPIGAPESRYGMEIGAVYLQAVRMEPDGMMAQPEQSDIHIEADIKALQGNPNGYPEGSWIPYLLVGYELVKVDTGEVIKGEMMPMVANDGPHYGDNVKMKGPGKYKVTYTIYPPNAPENASGKHYGRHTDRATGVRPWFPAFKLNYEFVFAGVGKKGGY, encoded by the coding sequence ATGATCAATCGCCAGACCCTACTTCCCACCCTCGGCCTCCTGGCCGGATTCTCCGCCGCCTGCGGCCCCGCCCTGGCGGTGGAATATCCCATCGGCGCCCCGGAAAGCCGTTACGGCATGGAAATCGGCGCCGTCTATCTTCAGGCGGTGCGCATGGAGCCGGACGGCATGATGGCCCAGCCCGAGCAGTCGGACATCCATATTGAAGCCGATATCAAGGCGTTGCAGGGCAATCCCAACGGCTATCCCGAAGGATCGTGGATTCCCTATCTGCTGGTCGGCTACGAACTGGTCAAGGTCGATACCGGCGAAGTGATCAAGGGCGAGATGATGCCCATGGTCGCCAATGACGGCCCCCATTACGGCGACAACGTCAAGATGAAGGGACCCGGCAAGTACAAGGTCACCTACACCATCTATCCGCCCAATGCCCCCGAGAACGCGTCGGGCAAGCATTACGGCCGCCACACCGACCGCGCCACGGGCGTGCGTCCCTGGTTCCCCGCCTTCAAGCTGAATTACGAATTCGTCTTCGCCGGAGTGGGCAAGAAGGGCGGCTACTGA
- a CDS encoding cupredoxin domain-containing protein produces the protein MSALLRLSLAAIFLALCSPPAKAAEEVLVKLTIKDHRFTPDRLEIPARTKVILLVRNEDAEAEEFECVPLRREKIVFPGTEIRVVLGKVEPGEYPFVGEYHEATAKGVIIAR, from the coding sequence ATGTCCGCCCTTCTCCGTCTGAGCCTTGCCGCCATCTTCCTTGCCCTGTGCAGTCCGCCCGCCAAGGCCGCCGAGGAGGTATTGGTCAAGTTGACCATCAAGGATCATCGCTTCACCCCCGATCGGCTGGAGATCCCGGCCAGGACCAAGGTGATCCTTCTGGTCAGGAACGAGGATGCCGAGGCCGAGGAATTCGAATGCGTGCCGCTGCGCCGCGAGAAGATCGTCTTTCCCGGCACCGAGATCAGAGTGGTCCTGGGCAAGGTCGAACCCGGCGAATACCCCTTTGTCGGCGAATACCACGAGGCCACGGCCAAGGGTGTGATCATCGCCCGGTAA
- a CDS encoding GNAT family N-acetyltransferase: MRDEVGIIAGWQPGAIGDIVAMHSRYFALHWNFGPYFEAKLASELAGFVRDRHRFESQLWCAVDSRDRMVGSAAIDGAKGLQAGAHLRWFMVDPNRQGMGAGSRLLDGALAFCREKGFASVHLWTFAGLHAARRLYEARGFVLTQEMTGETWGKPVTEQCFQLQLAGSPCVGEGLPQ, from the coding sequence ATGCGTGACGAGGTTGGCATTATCGCGGGATGGCAGCCAGGCGCCATCGGCGACATCGTGGCCATGCATTCACGATATTTCGCCCTTCACTGGAATTTCGGACCCTATTTCGAGGCCAAGCTGGCCTCGGAACTGGCGGGTTTCGTGCGCGACCGCCATCGCTTCGAAAGCCAGTTGTGGTGCGCCGTGGATTCCCGTGACCGCATGGTGGGCTCGGCGGCCATCGACGGCGCCAAGGGACTCCAGGCCGGGGCGCATCTGCGCTGGTTCATGGTCGATCCCAACCGCCAGGGCATGGGGGCGGGCTCGCGCCTGCTGGACGGTGCCCTGGCGTTTTGCCGCGAAAAGGGGTTCGCCTCGGTCCATCTGTGGACCTTCGCCGGGCTGCATGCGGCCCGGCGGCTCTACGAGGCCAGGGGCTTCGTGCTGACCCAGGAAATGACCGGCGAGACCTGGGGCAAGCCGGTGACCGAGCAATGCTTTCAGCTGCAGCTTGCCGGATCCCCTTGCGTCGGCGAAGGCTTGCCTCAATAG
- the murJ gene encoding murein biosynthesis integral membrane protein MurJ: protein MSLFRSIATVGGFTMASRVTGLMREMMIAHFLGAGAVADAFFVAFRFPNLFRSLFAEGAFNAAFVPLFTGKMTAEGTEAARRFAEQAFAVLGLALALFVAVMELAMPWAIYGLAPGFESVPGKMALATEFSRICFPYLLFISLVSLQAGVLNSMGRFAAAAATPVLLNLTSMAGLWFLVPYTETAGHAMAWGTFAAGVVQFTWLARSARRAGMGLGLVAPKLTPEVRLLFKRIVPGAVGAGVYQVNLVINTMIASTVADGAVSYLNYADRVNQLPLGVVGIAIGTALLPTLSRQLKAGEADAARTSQNRAMELGLALTLPAAVALMVIAAPVIRVLFERGSFGPNETAATASALVAFAIGLPAYVLVKVLVPGFFAREDTGTPVKVAGVAMVLNVVLNLSLAKPLGHVGMALATAIAAWANVAILAVLLARRGYFTMDERLKSKAPRILAACAVMGGVLWGGKLALWPLAQGQLMAVGILAGLVVLGAIAFLAAAQMLGALSLGEIRGMVRRKRG from the coding sequence ATGAGTTTGTTTCGTTCCATCGCCACGGTCGGCGGCTTCACCATGGCTTCGCGCGTCACCGGCCTGATGCGCGAGATGATGATCGCCCATTTCCTGGGCGCGGGCGCCGTGGCCGACGCCTTCTTCGTGGCCTTCCGCTTTCCCAATCTGTTCCGCTCGCTGTTCGCCGAAGGCGCCTTCAATGCCGCCTTCGTGCCGCTGTTTACCGGCAAGATGACCGCCGAGGGGACCGAGGCGGCGCGGCGCTTCGCCGAGCAGGCCTTCGCCGTGCTGGGTCTGGCGCTCGCCCTGTTCGTGGCGGTGATGGAACTGGCCATGCCTTGGGCCATCTACGGCCTGGCGCCGGGCTTCGAGTCGGTGCCGGGCAAGATGGCCCTGGCCACCGAATTCTCGCGCATCTGCTTTCCCTATCTGCTGTTCATCTCCCTGGTCAGCCTGCAGGCCGGGGTGCTGAATTCGATGGGGCGTTTCGCGGCGGCCGCCGCCACGCCGGTCCTGCTCAACCTCACATCCATGGCCGGGCTATGGTTCCTGGTGCCCTATACCGAGACCGCCGGTCACGCCATGGCCTGGGGCACCTTCGCCGCCGGGGTGGTGCAGTTCACCTGGCTGGCCCGTTCGGCGCGGCGCGCCGGAATGGGGCTGGGTCTGGTGGCCCCCAAGCTTACGCCCGAGGTCAGGCTGCTGTTCAAGCGCATCGTGCCGGGCGCGGTGGGCGCCGGGGTCTATCAGGTCAATCTGGTGATCAACACCATGATCGCCTCGACCGTGGCCGACGGCGCGGTCAGCTATCTCAATTACGCCGACCGGGTGAACCAATTGCCGCTGGGTGTGGTGGGCATCGCCATCGGCACCGCCTTGCTGCCCACGCTTTCCCGACAGTTGAAGGCGGGCGAGGCCGATGCGGCGCGCACCAGCCAGAACCGCGCCATGGAGCTTGGTCTGGCGCTGACCCTGCCCGCCGCCGTCGCCCTGATGGTTATCGCCGCTCCGGTGATCCGGGTGCTGTTCGAGCGCGGTTCCTTCGGGCCTAACGAGACGGCGGCCACGGCGTCCGCCCTGGTGGCCTTCGCCATCGGCCTGCCCGCCTATGTGCTGGTCAAGGTTCTGGTCCCCGGCTTTTTTGCTCGCGAGGATACTGGCACGCCGGTCAAGGTGGCGGGCGTGGCAATGGTGCTGAACGTGGTCCTCAATCTGTCCCTGGCCAAGCCGTTGGGCCATGTGGGCATGGCGCTGGCCACCGCCATCGCCGCCTGGGCCAATGTGGCCATCTTAGCCGTGCTGCTGGCTCGGCGCGGCTATTTCACGATGGATGAGCGCCTGAAATCCAAGGCGCCCCGCATCCTTGCCGCCTGCGCCGTCATGGGTGGCGTGCTGTGGGGGGGCAAGCTGGCTCTGTGGCCCCTGGCCCAGGGGCAGTTGATGGCGGTGGGGATTCTGGCCGGACTGGTGGTCCTGGGAGCCATAGCCTTCCTGGCGGCGGCCCAGATGCTGGGCGCGCTCAGCCTGGGCGAGATCCGGGGCATGGTGCGGCGCAAGCGGGGGTGA
- a CDS encoding Hsp70 family protein produces the protein MFVGMDFGTTNSAVALAGADGSVEVLNFAAATGAASTLRSVLAFENARRDAQRRILPLAGHEAIEAYLHGDGDCRFLQSFKSYLTSRSFTSTAIYGAPYSLEELVALIIAQLRRTAEAAGAKVERVVAGRPVRFVAEGGEEEDAYATGRLVEAFAKAGITDVVFEYEPIAAAYYYESTLTRDQTVLVADFGGGTSDFCLIRLGPGRAGLARPEDAIIGTAGVGIAGDAFDRRIVEHGLSGHFGKYTTYVSDGKVLPMPAWVYAKLERWHHVAFLNTPSTMRLLRDLLRQVEHPDQVEQLLALIEHNLGYHLYRAVEQAKRDLSSADETVLRFDHDPVVVERRVTRAEFESWIGKELSAIESCVDGLLDGTGTALAQVDRVFLTGGSSLVPAVRAIFANRFGEDRLSAGGEFISVATGLAQRAREMG, from the coding sequence ATGTTCGTCGGAATGGATTTCGGCACCACCAACAGCGCCGTCGCCCTGGCTGGCGCCGATGGAAGCGTGGAGGTGCTGAACTTCGCCGCCGCCACCGGCGCAGCTTCGACGCTGCGCTCGGTCCTGGCCTTCGAGAACGCCCGGCGCGACGCCCAGCGGCGCATCCTGCCCCTGGCCGGTCACGAGGCCATCGAGGCCTATCTGCACGGTGACGGGGACTGCCGCTTCCTGCAATCCTTCAAGTCCTATCTGACCAGCCGCTCGTTTACCAGCACCGCCATCTATGGGGCGCCCTACTCCCTGGAAGAACTGGTGGCCCTCATCATCGCCCAATTGCGCCGCACCGCAGAGGCGGCGGGCGCCAAGGTCGAGCGGGTGGTGGCGGGCCGCCCGGTGCGCTTCGTCGCCGAGGGCGGCGAGGAAGAGGATGCCTATGCCACCGGGCGTCTGGTCGAGGCCTTCGCCAAGGCCGGAATCACCGATGTGGTGTTCGAATACGAACCCATCGCCGCCGCCTATTATTATGAAAGCACGCTCACCCGCGACCAGACCGTGCTGGTGGCCGATTTCGGCGGCGGCACCAGTGATTTCTGCCTGATCCGCCTGGGGCCGGGACGCGCCGGACTGGCCCGGCCCGAAGACGCCATCATCGGCACCGCCGGTGTGGGCATCGCGGGCGACGCCTTCGACCGCCGCATTGTCGAGCACGGCCTGTCCGGGCATTTTGGCAAGTACACCACCTATGTCAGCGACGGCAAGGTCCTGCCCATGCCCGCCTGGGTCTATGCCAAGCTGGAACGCTGGCACCACGTCGCCTTCCTCAACACGCCCTCGACCATGCGCCTGCTGCGCGATCTGCTGCGCCAGGTGGAGCACCCCGATCAGGTGGAGCAGCTGCTGGCGCTGATCGAGCACAATCTCGGCTACCACCTCTATCGCGCGGTGGAACAGGCCAAGCGCGACCTGTCCTCTGCGGACGAAACCGTGCTGCGCTTCGACCACGACCCCGTCGTGGTGGAACGCCGCGTCACCCGCGCCGAGTTCGAAAGCTGGATCGGCAAGGAGCTGAGCGCCATCGAATCTTGCGTCGATGGCTTGCTGGACGGCACCGGCACCGCACTGGCCCAGGTGGACCGGGTCTTCCTCACCGGCGGCTCGTCCCTGGTGCCAGCGGTGCGCGCCATTTTCGCCAACCGCTTCGGCGAGGATCGCCTGAGTGCTGGCGGCGAGTTCATCTCGGTCGCCACCGGCCTTGCCCAACGCGCCCGTGAGATGGGGTGA